Within Halorubrum lacusprofundi ATCC 49239, the genomic segment CCCGATACTCAGGAAGTCGAGCCGCTCGGCGAGTCGGTCCGCGAGGAAGACCGCGGCCGGCGTCTCGACCATCGCGCCCAACTCGGGGACCGCGTGGTCGATCCCCTCGGCAGCGAGGTCGGCTGCGACCGACTCGACCGCCGAGACCGCGGCCTCGACCTCCTCGATCCGGGAGACGAGCGGGAACATCACCGCGATCCCCTCGCCGTGCTCGTGGGCCGCCGCGCGCAACAGCGCCCGGAGCTGCGTCTCGAACAGGTCGCGGTGCTCGTCAAGCGAGAGCCGGATCCCCCGCCGCCCGAGGAACGGGTTCGACTCGTCCGGCAGATCGAGGTACGGCACCTGCTTGTCGCCGCCGACATCGAGGGTCCGGACGACGACTCGCCCGTCGGGGAACGCCGACAGCGCGGCCGTCACGGCCTCGTACTGCTCCGCTTCGGTCGGAGGGGTCTCGCGGTCGTAAAAGAGGAACTCCGTCCGGAACAGCCCGATCCCGTCGGCGCCGCGCTCGGCGGCCGGAGCGATCTCCGCCTCGCTTCCGACGTTCGCCGCCACTTCAATCGGTCGGCCGTCGGCGGTCGAGACGCGCTCGGGCACCGCCGCCGCCGCATCCGCGTCGGCTCCTTCGCGGGCCGCCGCGTCGGGGTCGACGACGACTCGTCCGTCCGTTCCGTCGACGAGCAGTTCGGTGCCGTCCTCGATCTCGCGAAGCGACTCGCCGACTCCGACGACCGCCGGGATCGACAGCGACCGCGCGATGATCGCGGCGTGAGCAGTTCGGCCGCCCGCGACAGTCGCGATCCCGGCGACCCCGTCTGGATCCAGTTCCGCGGTGTCGCTCGGGGTGAGCCGCTCGGCGAGC encodes:
- the ptsP gene encoding phosphoenolpyruvate--protein phosphotransferase, with the protein product MRTLTGVGSTPLSGVGTAHWHRPEASLTLPDRPDPSAVDVDAELARFENARDAAREAIRSARDRAAERVGEEEAAVFEAHEQFLDDPELVEDIEAAIESGTPAEHAVSDRFAAAIEQFEALDGKMAERADDLRDVRDRLLRILLNTDAATDLGDLPAGTVVLAERLTPSDTAELDPDGVAGIATVAGGRTAHAAIIARSLSIPAVVGVGESLREIEDGTELLVDGTDGRVVVDPDAAAREGADADAAAAVPERVSTADGRPIEVAANVGSEAEIAPAAERGADGIGLFRTEFLFYDRETPPTEAEQYEAVTAALSAFPDGRVVVRTLDVGGDKQVPYLDLPDESNPFLGRRGIRLSLDEHRDLFETQLRALLRAAAHEHGEGIAVMFPLVSRIEEVEAAVSAVESVAADLAAEGIDHAVPELGAMVETPAAVFLADRLAERLDFLSIGTNDLTQYVMAADRENDGVAAYHDPLHPAVVRAIDRTASAAAGTDAWVGMCGEMAGDPALTELLVGLGLDELSMSAVTVPAVKQRIREIDSDAARALADEALACETRAEVRDALGLDGE